The following are from one region of the Actinoplanes sp. L3-i22 genome:
- the argC gene encoding N-acetyl-gamma-glutamyl-phosphate reductase, with protein sequence MGVRVAVAGASGYAGGELLRLLAGHPEFDLIAATAHSQAGQHVTSVHPQLTGLDLTLGTTDAATLGDADLVFLALPHGQSGAVAAQLPAGVKVVDLGADFRLASAEQWTRYYGGGHAGTWTYGLPELPGARPAIQVSDRVANTGCYAATIIIALAPLIASGVADPADVVVVASSGTSGAGRNAKVNLLASEIMGDLSPYKVGQHQHVAEIKQATGAASLSMTPILAPMPRGILATITAKRRNGGDPREALQAAYADEPFIHVLPEGQWPHTAATSGSNSCHLQATVDVDSGRIIVVSALDNLGKGAAGQAVQNANIMFGLPETTGLSVYGVAP encoded by the coding sequence ATGGGAGTCCGGGTCGCAGTCGCCGGAGCAAGTGGGTATGCGGGCGGCGAGCTGCTGCGCCTGCTCGCCGGGCACCCCGAGTTCGACCTGATCGCGGCGACCGCGCACAGTCAGGCCGGCCAGCACGTGACGTCCGTCCATCCGCAACTGACCGGGCTGGACCTGACGCTCGGCACCACCGACGCCGCCACGCTGGGCGACGCTGACCTGGTCTTTCTCGCGCTGCCGCACGGGCAGTCGGGGGCCGTCGCCGCGCAGCTGCCGGCCGGGGTCAAGGTGGTCGACCTGGGCGCCGACTTCCGGCTGGCGAGCGCCGAGCAGTGGACCCGGTATTACGGTGGCGGCCACGCCGGCACCTGGACCTACGGGCTGCCCGAGCTGCCCGGCGCCCGGCCCGCGATCCAGGTCTCCGACCGGGTGGCGAACACGGGTTGTTATGCGGCCACGATCATCATCGCGCTGGCTCCGCTGATCGCCTCCGGCGTCGCCGACCCGGCGGACGTCGTGGTGGTGGCCAGCTCCGGCACCTCCGGCGCCGGCCGCAACGCCAAGGTGAACCTGCTGGCCAGCGAGATCATGGGCGACCTGTCGCCGTACAAGGTGGGTCAGCACCAGCACGTCGCCGAGATCAAGCAGGCCACCGGGGCCGCGTCGCTGTCGATGACGCCGATCCTGGCGCCGATGCCGCGCGGCATCCTGGCGACGATCACGGCGAAGCGGCGCAACGGCGGTGACCCGCGCGAGGCGCTCCAGGCGGCCTACGCGGACGAGCCGTTCATCCATGTCCTGCCCGAGGGCCAGTGGCCGCACACCGCGGCCACCTCCGGTTCCAACTCGTGCCACCTGCAGGCCACGGTCGATGTGGACTCGGGCCGGATCATCGTCGTCAGCGCCCTCGACAACCTGGGCAAGGGCGCCGCCGGCCAGGCGGTGCAGAACGCCAACATCATGTTCGGCCTGCCGGAGACGACCGGCCTCAGCGTCTACGGAGTCGCACCGTGA